The Cucumis sativus cultivar 9930 unplaced genomic scaffold, Cucumber_9930_V3 scaffold126, whole genome shotgun sequence sequence CAAAAGCTCATTGTTGGTACTGAAATATTGTTGAAGTGTtgaaaaagaactaaataaaagaaagaaaagaagataacAAGAATCAAAAGTGTAGAGTTTATTCATGacgagaaaaagaaaaggagaaaccccaaaaagaaaaatcaattagtTTTCTTATCCATGTTCCCTATGAGTTGCTTCATTTGAAATCtccaaaacaagaaataagcCAATCCAAACCCAACCAATACATATATCCAAACCCTTTCGTCTTCACTCTCTTTGGGAGACCTCATTTCCTCAATACCAAACATCTCCCTTCCCAAATTACCATTTAACCCCTCATTCACATACCCATTCAATACATACACTCTCCCCTCATTCCCTACAGCTACAGCAGTAGCAAACTTCTCTTCATCAAGGTCAATTTCGTCATAAACCACTCCCTCCCCCCAACTATCCTCACTCTTCAAGAACCACAGCTTCCTATACGACACCACCAAAACGACGCCGTCTTTCCTCGCCGCTATCCCGTCCGCCCCTTTCAATTCTTTGTTTAGCAAAACCAACCTCGCCGTTCCGTCATCGGCGTCCACTTTGAACATCTTTCCGGTGTTCGATTGCACCACCAGAAGGTACCCTTTGCTTACGTAAACGGCGCCGTTTAGCCCTGAGGACGAGTACACTTCGTTCGGAGTTGCGGGATAGGAACTGTAACTCGCGGATTTCGAGAAGATCGAGGCGGATCCGTCTTTGTCTACCTTCCAGATGAAGTTTCCGCCGGAGTTCGTGATGAAAGCGTTACCCTTGAAATCAACCGCGACGGCGTTCGCGACGGGGCGATGACCGGAGGTTCCATCGGAAGGGAGAGGTGTTAAGGAGATGCGATGGCGAGATCGGAGGTCGTAGGAGGCGAGGGCATTGAATTCTGGGAGAGGTGGGGCGTGGACGGCGGCGAGGAGGCGGCTGTTGACGGAATCGATGGCAAGGCCTAAGATCGAGGCGTTTTCGGGGAGGCTGGGATCGCGGATAAGAGTTTCGGCGACGCCGGCGTCGGAGACGGAGACGAGAGTGCGTTGGTGGAGTGAGCCGACGACGAAATGCTGGGCTGATGTGTCCCAAACGAGGCCCTCCGGGTAGAGATTTGGGGATCGGAAATCGATAAGGTGGGGCTTTCGAGCTAGGGTTTGGGAGAGGAACAATTGGAGGAAGACGAATAGGAGAATTGGAGAGCGATTAACGGGCGCCATGGGATTGATTTGagattagttttgatggacTAGTGAAATGAGAAAGGAATGTATATTATAAGAACGAAGCTGGAGAACCGATTCATTGAAGAATAAGAACAACAAAGCGAAGAGGAAATGGATTTCTTGTCAAAGGGGCTGGGTTCtactttcttaattttatttataaagttaagctttaattaatacatcaagTCAAACCTTTGAGatacataaatgaaaattgaccAAAAGAGACCTTCTTATCCAAGCAAATTTACTATTATGTACGCTCTCCTACCGACCTATACATTGATTGTCACACCCCTAATTAGGGGTACACTCCTAACTAGGGTTGAtattgggttgggttgaattgAGAGACATTCTCAATCCAActcatattttctatttatttggATTGACAACTTGAATAATCCGAATTTAGTTTCCAACCCGTAGAATATGGATTGGATTGGGTTGTGGGGTTAGATATAAGATTCATCTTCGGTCTTGTTGTATGGGGTTTGGATGGAAAAGATGCATCTCGAATCTGAGACGGAGGAAGAGACGTCAGATCGAATCTAAGACGGAGGAAGAGACGTCAGATCGAATCTAAGACGGAGGAGATGCGAAGAT is a genomic window containing:
- the LOC116405618 gene encoding uncharacterized protein LOC116405618, producing MAPVNRSPILLFVFLQLFLSQTLARKPHLIDFRSPNLYPEGLVWDTSAQHFVVGSLHQRTLVSVSDAGVAETLIRDPSLPENASILGLAIDSVNSRLLAAVHAPPLPEFNALASYDLRSRHRISLTPLPSDGTSGHRPVANAVAVDFKGNAFITNSGGNFIWKVDKDGSASIFSKSASYSSYPATPNEVYSSSGLNGAVYVSKGYLLVVQSNTGKMFKVDADDGTARLVLLNKELKGADGIAARKDGVVLVVSYRKLWFLKSEDSWGEGVVYDEIDLDEEKFATAVAVGNEGRVYVLNGYVNEGLNGNLGREMFGIEEMRSPKESEDERVWIYVLVGFGLAYFLFWRFQMKQLIGNMDKKTN